A single window of Nyctibius grandis isolate bNycGra1 chromosome 16, bNycGra1.pri, whole genome shotgun sequence DNA harbors:
- the SET gene encoding protein SET: protein MRAALPAPRQQQQEEAAVVVILAVESVRQCERRCRPLLSGSPRSGRRRREHPGGGGSQSGGGSSSSSRRSLCPAPPSAQSPYSPPPSALRSAATNMSAPAAKVSKKELNSNHDGADETSEKEQQEAIEHIDEVQNEIDRLNEQASEEILKVEQKYNKLRQPFFQKRSELIAKIPNFWVTTFVNHPQVSALLGEEDEEALHYLTRVEVTEFEDIKSGYRIDFYFDENPYFENKVLSKEFHLNESGDPSSKSTEIKWKSGKDLTKRSSQTQNKASRKRQHEEPESFFTWFTDHSDAGADELGEVIKDDIWPNPLQYYLVPDMDDEEGEGEEDDDDDEEEEGLEDIDEEGDEDEGEEDEDDDEGEEGEEDEGEDD from the exons ATGCGcgccgcgctgcccgcccctcgccagcagcagcaggaggaggcggcggtggTGGTGATTCTGGCTGTGGAGAGCGTGAGGCAGTGCGAGCGCCGCTGCCGCCCCCTGTTATCCGGGAGCCCCAGGTCCGGGCGGAGGAGGCGGGAGCACCCCGGCGGCGGAGGGAGCCAGAGcggcggtggcagcagcagcagcagcaggaggagtcTGTGCCCGGCCCCCCCCTCCGCTCAGTCCCCTTACAGCCCCCCTCCCTCCGCGCTCCGCTCCGCAGCCACCAACATGTCGGCGCCGGCGGCCAAAGTCAGTAAGAAGGAGCTGAACTCCAACCACGATGGGGCCGACGAGACCTCAG aaaaagagcaaCAGGAAGCAATTGAACACATTGATGAAGTACAGAATGAAATAGACAG ACTGAATGAACAAGCCagtgaggaaattttgaaaGTAGAACAGAAATACAACAAACTCCGCCAACCATTCTTCCAGAAGAGGTCAGAATTGATCGCCAAAATCCCAAATTTCTGGGTAACAACATTTGTCAACCACCCACAAG TATCTGCACTGCTGGGAGAAGAAGATGAGGAAGCACTGCATTATTTGACCAGAGTTGAGGTGACAGAATTTGAAGACATCAAATCAGGTTACAGAATAGATTTT TATTTTGATGAGAATccatactttgaaaataaagttctcTCCAAAGAGTTTCACCTCAATGAAAGTGGAGACCCATCTTCAAAATCAACTGAGATCAAATGGAAATCTGGGAAG GATCTGACAAAACGTTCAAGTCAGACACAAAACAAAGCCAGCAGGAAGAGGCAGCATGAAGAGCCAGAAAGTTTCTTTACCTGGTTCACTGACCACTCCGATGCAGGGGCTGATGAACTAGGAGAAGTCATCAAGGATGACATCTGGCCAAATCCATTACAGTACTACTTG GTTCCTGATATGGATGAcgaagaaggggaaggagaggaggatgatgatgatgatgaagaggaagaaggattGGAGGATATTGATGAAGAAGGAGATGAAGATGAGGGggaggaagatgaagatgatgatgagggagaggaaggagag GAGGATGAAGGAGAAGATGACTAA